The following are encoded together in the Pedobacter steynii genome:
- a CDS encoding ABC transporter ATP-binding protein gives MRSLDLQHIVKKYGNHTIFSFEKWSLDQGIYWVKGGNGTGKTTLFKVISGQTPFEGTLSLNEISIKTAPVAYRAMISYAEAEPQYPSFITGNELLNYHISVRKADPLMVKDVTEQFGMTPFMDNKIGSYSSGMLKKLSLICAFTGDIQLYILDEPLITIDTHSAEVLYGLIRKYHEQGSSFLLSSHQELEPGQLTLKGVFQIKDQQIAAC, from the coding sequence TTGCGCAGCCTGGATTTACAACATATCGTTAAGAAATACGGTAACCATACCATTTTCTCTTTTGAAAAATGGAGCCTGGACCAGGGTATTTACTGGGTTAAAGGAGGAAATGGAACCGGGAAGACCACACTCTTTAAAGTGATTTCCGGACAGACCCCCTTTGAGGGAACGCTCAGTCTGAATGAGATCAGCATTAAAACAGCGCCTGTTGCCTACAGGGCAATGATCTCCTATGCAGAAGCGGAACCTCAATATCCCTCGTTTATCACCGGAAATGAACTCTTAAACTACCATATCTCCGTTAGAAAAGCCGATCCACTGATGGTAAAGGACGTGACAGAGCAGTTCGGGATGACTCCCTTTATGGACAATAAGATCGGCAGTTATTCCAGTGGAATGCTCAAAAAACTCTCATTGATATGCGCTTTTACCGGTGATATTCAGCTGTACATACTGGATGAGCCGCTCATTACCATAGATACACATTCCGCGGAAGTACTTTATGGATTGATCAGAAAGTACCATGAACAGGGGAGCAGCTTTTTGCTTTCTTCCCATCAGGAGCTGGAACCCGGCCAGCTGACACTTAAGGGCGTATTTCAAATTAAGGACCAACAGATAGCCGCATGTTGA